Part of the Streptomyces sp. WMMC500 genome is shown below.
GGGCGCGGGTGGCGGTCGCGATGGTCGCGGCGCCGGCGGGCGTGGGGTTGCAGGCGGGGGTCGCGACCGCCGACGAGCATTACAACGGCGGCAACGTCTCGAACGGGTCGAGCTTCGCGCTCCTGCGCACCGGGCAGATCGACGACCCGATGGAGGACGTGCTGGAGCACACCCTGCTCATCGGCGGAAAGCACACCTGGGACTAGGTCCGCGCGGGGCTCCTGGCAGGATCGTTCCCACCATGGCGGGTCGTGCGGGTACCGTGCGGGGCTAGGACAGCCGCGGACCGCGGTACGGCCATGACCAGCCGGGTGCCGGTACGTGACGGGTCACAGAGCGAGGGTGCAGGGGATGCAGCACGCAGTGGGGGTTCCGCAGCCGCCCCGGGGCAGACCTGGGCCGGGCGGCCCGCCGCCGGCGGCCGGGCCGCAGGACGCGGTGGAGACGACCGGCCATCTGAAGCTCCCGGTCGGCGGCCCCGTGACCCTGCCGAGCCCGCCGCCCGCACCCATGCCGCACGGCGCACCGCCACCGACGGTGGCGGTGCTCCTCATCGGCCCTGCCGGGGCCGGTAAGACCACGGTGGCGCGGCACTGGGCGGACACCCGCAGGGCGCCGACCGCGCACATAAGCCTCGACGACGTACGCGAGTGGGTGCGCGCCGGCTTCGCCGACCCGCAGGCCGGCTGGACCGACCACTCCGAGGCGCAGTACCGGCTGGCCCGCCGCACCTGCGGCTTCGCCGCCC
Proteins encoded:
- a CDS encoding AAA family ATPase — its product is MQHAVGVPQPPRGRPGPGGPPPAAGPQDAVETTGHLKLPVGGPVTLPSPPPAPMPHGAPPPTVAVLLIGPAGAGKTTVARHWADTRRAPTAHISLDDVREWVRAGFADPQAGWTDHSEAQYRLARRTCGFAARNYLANGISCILDDAVFPDRPVVGLGGWKRHVGPGLLPVVLLPGLESVLARNAARTGNRRLADEEVARIHGRMAGWYGSGLPIIDNSRHDVPATVRMLDDVVGRSLASPPAW